In the Novosphingobium sp. 9 genome, one interval contains:
- a CDS encoding GNAT family N-acetyltransferase — MFDINGWQVREAGEEDLEAVALVGSAAILETYAGLLQRADMLAFCRDGHSAAAYRGYLAKGGRIWLGEDTETGCPLGYALLCPPEIDHAQDGDIELKRIYTLTRMQGSGLGKALMAAALAGAQGHRRLLLGVNAKNVRALAFYARQGFETIGSRRFLVGSVEHDDYVLACDLTARDLLTAPTV, encoded by the coding sequence ATGTTCGATATCAACGGCTGGCAGGTGCGAGAGGCTGGTGAAGAGGATCTGGAAGCGGTCGCGCTGGTGGGCAGCGCGGCCATTCTGGAGACTTACGCCGGGCTGCTCCAGCGCGCCGACATGCTGGCGTTCTGCCGCGACGGGCACAGCGCGGCGGCCTATCGCGGCTATCTGGCCAAGGGCGGTCGCATCTGGCTGGGCGAGGATACCGAGACCGGGTGCCCGCTCGGCTATGCGCTGCTCTGCCCGCCCGAAATCGACCATGCGCAGGACGGCGACATCGAGCTCAAGCGCATCTACACGCTCACGCGCATGCAGGGCTCCGGCCTTGGCAAGGCGCTGATGGCTGCCGCGCTCGCAGGCGCGCAAGGCCATCGCCGCCTGCTGCTGGGCGTGAACGCGAAGAACGTCCGGGCGCTGGCATTCTATGCCCGTCAGGGCTTCGAAACGATCGGCTCGCGCCGTTTCCTTGTGGGCAGCGTCGAACATGACGACTATGTGCTCGCCTGCGACCTCACTGCCCGCGACCTTCTGACTGCTCCCACAGTCTGA